The Solibacillus sp. FSL W7-1436 genome window below encodes:
- the rpiB gene encoding ribose 5-phosphate isomerase B, which yields MKIAISSDHGGNNLRKEIMSLLDEMSISYEDFGPQTDESVDYPDYARPVAERVAAGEFDRGILICGTGIGISIAANKFKGIRCALVHDVFSAKATRCHNDSNILAMGERVIGPGLAREIVATWLDTQFEGGRHIRRVEKITEIEEG from the coding sequence ATGAAAATTGCAATTTCTTCAGATCACGGCGGGAATAATTTACGTAAAGAGATTATGTCACTACTTGATGAAATGTCAATCAGTTATGAAGACTTTGGTCCACAAACGGACGAGTCAGTAGATTACCCGGACTATGCACGTCCAGTAGCTGAAAGGGTAGCTGCAGGGGAATTTGACAGAGGAATTTTAATTTGCGGAACAGGCATTGGGATTTCGATTGCTGCAAACAAATTTAAAGGGATTCGTTGTGCACTTGTACATGACGTGTTCTCGGCAAAAGCAACACGCTGCCACAATGACTCAAACATTTTGGCAATGGGTGAACGCGTAATCGGTCCAGGGCTGGCACGCGAGATTGTTGCGACTTGGCTGGATACACAGTTTGAAGGCGGCCGTCATATTCGCCGTGTTGAAAAAATTACTGAAATCGAAGAAGGGTAA
- a CDS encoding TIGR01440 family protein: MTNLHDLQKDLAQALSEFEQQVKFSEGELFVVGCSTSEVMGEKIGTAGALDVAQVLYKEFSIFAQRHKIHLVFQGCEHINRALTLEASAAKMYHLEPVSVIPVRTAGGSMSAYAFTQMDEPVVVENIQAHYGIDIGQTLIGMHLKAVAVPLRTSVKHLGNAVITLATTRPKLIGGERAQYTVTP, encoded by the coding sequence ATGACAAACTTACACGATTTGCAAAAAGATTTAGCGCAAGCATTATCCGAATTTGAGCAACAAGTGAAGTTTTCTGAAGGCGAGCTGTTTGTCGTCGGCTGTTCCACATCGGAAGTGATGGGTGAGAAGATTGGAACAGCTGGTGCACTCGATGTTGCGCAAGTTCTATACAAAGAATTTTCAATATTCGCGCAAAGACATAAAATTCACTTAGTTTTCCAAGGCTGCGAGCATATTAACCGAGCTTTAACACTTGAGGCTTCAGCCGCTAAAATGTACCATTTAGAACCTGTTTCGGTCATTCCTGTCCGTACAGCAGGTGGCTCCATGTCTGCATACGCCTTTACACAAATGGATGAACCTGTAGTTGTGGAAAACATCCAGGCACATTACGGGATCGATATCGGTCAAACATTAATCGGCATGCATTTAAAAGCAGTTGCTGTACCTTTACGAACGTCTGTTAAGCATTTAGGCAATGCAGTAATTACGTTAGCGACAACACGTCCGAAGCTTATCGGCGGAGAGCGTGCGCAATATACCGTAACACCTTAA
- the glyA gene encoding serine hydroxymethyltransferase, translating to MAFEKLAGQDKAILDAILLEKKRQNTNIELIASENFVSEAVMEAQGSYLTNKYAEGYPGKRYYGGCEHVDVVENIARDRAKELFGAAYVNVQPHSGAQANMAVYHTILKPGDTVLGMNLSHGGHLTHGSPVNFSGILYNFVEYGVTEDTNLIDYEDVRQKALESKPKLIVAGASAYPRAIDFAKFREIADEVGAYFMVDMAHIAGLVAAGEHQNPVPYADFVTTTTHKTLRGPRGGMILTNDEKWEKELNKSVFPGIQGGPLMHVIAAKAVSFGEALQPEFKDYAKQIKANAAALAKSLMDEGVEIVSGGTDNHLLLLNVKSLGLTGKVAEHVLDEVAITTNKNTIPFDTESPFVTSGIRVGTAAVTSRGFKEEDVIEVGKIIASVLKNHEDAAVKEEARKRVEALTAKYPLYA from the coding sequence ATGGCATTTGAAAAATTAGCAGGACAAGACAAGGCAATTTTAGACGCAATCTTATTGGAGAAAAAACGTCAAAACACAAACATCGAATTAATCGCATCAGAAAACTTCGTATCGGAAGCTGTCATGGAAGCACAAGGTTCATATTTAACAAATAAATATGCAGAAGGTTACCCGGGCAAACGCTATTATGGCGGTTGTGAACATGTAGATGTAGTGGAAAACATCGCGCGTGACCGTGCAAAAGAATTATTCGGTGCAGCATATGTTAACGTACAGCCACACTCGGGTGCACAAGCGAACATGGCCGTTTACCATACAATTTTAAAACCGGGTGATACAGTACTTGGTATGAACTTATCGCACGGTGGTCACTTAACACATGGTTCACCGGTAAACTTCTCAGGTATTCTTTATAATTTCGTTGAATACGGTGTAACTGAAGATACAAACTTAATAGATTATGAAGATGTTCGCCAAAAAGCATTGGAATCGAAGCCAAAATTAATCGTTGCTGGGGCATCAGCTTATCCTCGTGCGATCGACTTTGCAAAGTTCCGTGAAATCGCGGATGAAGTTGGCGCATATTTCATGGTTGATATGGCGCATATTGCCGGCCTAGTAGCAGCAGGCGAGCACCAAAATCCAGTGCCGTATGCAGATTTCGTAACGACAACAACACATAAAACTTTACGTGGCCCTCGTGGCGGTATGATTTTAACTAATGATGAAAAATGGGAAAAAGAATTAAATAAATCAGTATTCCCGGGTATTCAAGGCGGTCCGTTAATGCATGTCATCGCTGCAAAAGCAGTATCATTCGGTGAAGCATTACAACCGGAATTTAAAGACTACGCTAAACAAATTAAAGCAAATGCAGCTGCACTTGCAAAATCTTTAATGGATGAAGGTGTTGAAATCGTATCAGGCGGTACGGACAACCACTTACTTCTATTAAATGTGAAATCTTTAGGATTAACAGGTAAAGTAGCTGAGCATGTATTGGATGAAGTGGCAATTACAACAAACAAAAACACAATTCCATTCGATACAGAATCACCATTCGTGACTTCAGGTATCCGTGTTGGTACAGCGGCTGTAACTTCTCGCGGTTTCAAAGAAGAAGATGTAATCGAAGTAGGTAAAATTATCGCTTCAGTTCTTAAAAACCATGAAGACGCAGCAGTAAAAGAAGAAGCACGTAAACGTGTTGAAGCTCTTACAGCAAAATATCCTTTATACGCATAA